The Sorangiineae bacterium MSr11367 genome window below encodes:
- a CDS encoding EamA family transporter, with translation MLSNRLGTVLVTALAPMIWGTTYFVTTQLLPPGRPLLAGVLRALPAGILLVALTRRLPQGSWWWRALVLGALNIGVFFALLFVAAYRLPGGVAATLGSLQPLVVMGLSAAWLGERMSLRKVGAAAAGVVGVALLVLRANARLDAIGLAAALGGTIVMGTGVVLSKRWTSPAPLLATTGWQLIAGGLLLLPVALLVEGLPSTALSTANVAGYVYLSTVGAALAYALWFRGIRALSPTQVTFLGLLSPTVATAVGWLALGQSLTAAQVLGGVIVLASLVAAQLRQRKRDEVVARRPVEEDASPRRDEHELLSAP, from the coding sequence GTGCTAAGTAATCGCCTTGGAACGGTGCTGGTCACCGCGCTCGCCCCGATGATCTGGGGCACCACGTATTTCGTCACCACGCAGCTCTTGCCGCCGGGTCGGCCGCTTTTGGCCGGCGTGCTTCGTGCCCTTCCCGCGGGCATCCTTCTCGTGGCCCTCACGCGCCGCCTGCCCCAGGGGTCGTGGTGGTGGCGGGCCCTCGTGCTTGGCGCGCTCAACATCGGCGTGTTCTTCGCGCTCCTTTTCGTTGCGGCGTATCGCCTGCCCGGCGGGGTCGCCGCCACCCTCGGCTCGCTGCAGCCGCTCGTGGTCATGGGGCTTTCGGCCGCGTGGCTCGGTGAGCGCATGTCGCTCCGCAAAGTGGGGGCCGCCGCCGCGGGTGTCGTCGGCGTGGCGTTGCTCGTCCTTCGGGCGAATGCACGGCTCGATGCCATCGGCCTTGCCGCGGCCCTTGGCGGAACCATCGTCATGGGCACCGGCGTCGTTCTCAGCAAGCGATGGACCTCGCCGGCGCCGCTGCTCGCGACCACGGGCTGGCAACTCATCGCGGGCGGCTTGCTGCTTCTCCCCGTGGCGCTTCTCGTCGAAGGGCTTCCGTCAACGGCGTTGAGTACGGCCAACGTCGCGGGTTACGTGTACCTCTCCACCGTCGGCGCCGCACTCGCGTACGCCCTTTGGTTCCGCGGCATCCGTGCGCTCTCGCCGACGCAAGTCACCTTTCTCGGGTTGCTGAGCCCGACGGTCGCCACCGCCGTGGGCTGGCTGGCCCTGGGCCAGAGCCTCACGGCGGCGCAAGTGCTGGGCGGCGTGATCGTCCTCGCCTCGCTGGTGGCCGCACAATTAAGGCAGCGCAAACGCGACGAGGTAGTCGCCCGGCGGCCGGTCGAGGAAGATGCTTCCCCCCGCCGCGATGAGCACGAACTGCTTTCCGCTCCGTGA
- a CDS encoding xanthine dehydrogenase family protein molybdopterin-binding subunit yields the protein MNVSRRGLLQAAGSVAAGLVIPFYAAPARIARAAAASGPPPVNAFLRIATDDTVSIVLSHVEMGQSIWTGMSMLVAEELDCDWSKVRPEHSGVAPVYNHTRFGFQITGGSSSTNSEFERYRTVGATAKDMLVRAAAARWKVSPARCTVSKGVISHGAKTLTFGQVAEDAMKLKPPASVRLKAPEDWKLLGTIVKRLDTPEKITGKAVFGMDISFPGLRTAVVARPPAFGAKLVRYDAAAALAIPGVEKVVPTDHGVAVVAKHFWAAKLGRDALSLTWSKPEGGGITDATLLADFAARARKPGAVALDTGKVEAAMGAAAARYDVQYDVPYLAHAPMEPLNCTIKIEGNRCDVWSGTQGLTLDRMSVARVLGIPPENVEIHVPFLGGAFGRRGTQTSDFVTEAALVAKAAGVPVKVVWTREDDIRGGYYRPAFLHRVQVGVDKSGMPIAWDHVLVGQSILSQTPLFEKLVKNGVDESSVEGVQDSPYLEAVPAKRVSLHSPKLAVPISWFRAVGHTHTAFAMESMLDELAHAAGKDPLAYRLALLEKKPRHATALKLAAEKGGWGTPLPPGRAHGMAVHEAFGSIVAQLVEVSVERRTIHVHRVTCAVDCGTAVNPLALEAQIQGSVAYALSSILYGKLTFVDGQVQESNFHDYKTLRMFEMPQVAVHVISSGAPMGGIGEPACAPLAPAVANAVFVLTKQRLRTLPLRIA from the coding sequence GTGAACGTCTCGCGGCGAGGTTTGCTGCAGGCTGCGGGTTCCGTCGCGGCGGGACTCGTCATTCCCTTCTACGCCGCACCCGCGCGGATTGCGCGCGCGGCCGCGGCATCGGGGCCGCCGCCGGTGAACGCGTTCTTGCGCATCGCCACCGACGATACGGTGAGCATCGTGCTATCGCACGTCGAGATGGGGCAAAGCATCTGGACGGGTATGTCGATGCTCGTCGCCGAGGAGCTCGATTGCGATTGGTCGAAGGTGCGGCCGGAGCATTCCGGGGTGGCGCCCGTGTACAACCACACGCGCTTTGGCTTCCAGATCACCGGCGGCTCGTCGAGCACCAACAGCGAATTCGAGCGTTACCGCACAGTCGGCGCCACCGCGAAGGACATGCTCGTGCGCGCCGCCGCCGCGCGCTGGAAGGTGTCGCCGGCACGCTGCACGGTCTCGAAGGGCGTCATCTCGCACGGCGCGAAGACGCTCACCTTCGGCCAGGTGGCCGAGGACGCGATGAAGCTGAAACCGCCCGCGTCGGTGAGGCTCAAGGCGCCCGAGGACTGGAAGCTGCTCGGCACCATCGTGAAACGGCTCGATACGCCGGAAAAGATCACCGGAAAAGCCGTATTCGGAATGGATATTTCCTTTCCCGGATTGCGCACCGCCGTGGTGGCCCGCCCGCCGGCCTTCGGGGCGAAACTGGTGCGCTACGACGCCGCTGCGGCATTGGCGATTCCCGGCGTGGAGAAGGTGGTGCCCACCGACCATGGTGTGGCAGTGGTGGCGAAGCATTTTTGGGCGGCCAAGCTGGGGCGCGATGCCTTGTCGCTCACGTGGAGCAAGCCGGAAGGCGGAGGCATCACCGACGCGACCTTGCTCGCCGACTTCGCGGCCCGGGCACGAAAGCCGGGCGCCGTCGCGCTCGACACGGGAAAGGTGGAAGCGGCCATGGGCGCCGCGGCCGCGCGCTACGACGTGCAGTACGACGTGCCCTACCTCGCCCATGCGCCGATGGAGCCGCTCAATTGCACCATCAAGATCGAGGGCAATCGGTGCGACGTGTGGTCGGGCACCCAAGGCTTGACGCTCGATCGCATGAGCGTGGCGCGCGTTCTGGGAATCCCGCCGGAAAACGTGGAGATCCACGTGCCGTTCCTGGGCGGTGCCTTTGGCCGGCGCGGGACGCAGACGTCGGACTTCGTCACCGAGGCGGCCCTCGTGGCCAAGGCGGCGGGTGTGCCGGTCAAAGTCGTTTGGACGCGCGAGGACGATATCCGCGGCGGGTATTACCGGCCAGCCTTCTTGCACCGCGTGCAGGTGGGCGTCGACAAAAGCGGGATGCCCATTGCGTGGGATCACGTCCTCGTGGGCCAATCGATTTTGAGCCAGACGCCGCTCTTCGAGAAGCTGGTGAAGAATGGCGTCGACGAATCCTCGGTCGAGGGAGTCCAGGATTCGCCGTACCTCGAGGCAGTGCCGGCCAAGCGCGTGTCGTTGCACTCGCCCAAACTCGCGGTGCCCATCTCTTGGTTTCGCGCGGTAGGGCATACGCATACGGCGTTTGCGATGGAGAGCATGCTGGACGAGCTCGCCCATGCCGCGGGAAAGGATCCTCTGGCGTACCGGCTCGCCCTGCTCGAAAAGAAGCCGCGGCACGCCACGGCCCTCAAGCTGGCTGCGGAAAAGGGCGGCTGGGGAACGCCGTTGCCTCCGGGCCGCGCGCACGGGATGGCCGTGCACGAGGCCTTCGGCAGCATCGTGGCCCAGCTGGTCGAGGTCTCCGTGGAGCGGCGCACGATCCACGTGCACCGCGTGACGTGCGCGGTGGACTGCGGGACGGCGGTCAATCCGCTCGCGCTCGAGGCGCAGATTCAGGGAAGCGTCGCCTACGCGCTCAGCTCGATCCTTTACGGAAAGCTGACGTTCGTCGACGGCCAGGTCCAGGAGAGCAACTTCCACGATTACAAGACGCTCCGCATGTTCGAGATGCCCCAGGTCGCCGTGCACGTCATTTCGAGCGGCGCCCCCATGGGCGGTATCGGCGAGCCCGCGTGCGCGCCCCTCGCGCCGGCCGTGGCCAACGCGGTCTTCGTCTTGACCAAACAGCGGCTGCGCACCTTGCCGCTTCGCATTGCCTAA
- a CDS encoding glycosyltransferase family 2 protein, which produces MKRLAILMPAFNEGDRLARTLAEIAGMSKSGSVSVSITVILVDDASDTPVDFELAAKTLHEVHLVFARHVLNLGQGAALETARRLALSIAPPFDAFVTMDADGQHAATDVLALADAIFQGADIALGDRFGGASNMPASRRLLLHLARHFERWTTGLRLSDAHNGLRGFSRRAMEQMRLRQNRMAHATEITHWIARHLSSRGTAPKLGVVEVPVSIRYTDASLAKGQRATGAFAILADLVRAFFFGDQREAR; this is translated from the coding sequence GTGAAGCGATTGGCCATCTTGATGCCCGCATTCAACGAAGGCGATCGGCTTGCGCGCACGCTTGCCGAAATTGCGGGAATGTCCAAATCGGGCAGCGTCTCCGTCAGCATCACCGTCATTTTGGTCGATGATGCGAGTGATACCCCGGTCGACTTCGAGCTCGCAGCGAAAACGTTGCACGAAGTCCATCTCGTGTTCGCACGCCACGTGCTCAACTTGGGGCAGGGGGCCGCCCTGGAAACGGCGCGGCGTCTTGCGCTTTCCATCGCCCCGCCGTTCGACGCCTTCGTCACCATGGATGCCGACGGCCAGCACGCCGCCACCGACGTGCTCGCGCTCGCCGATGCCATCTTTCAAGGGGCCGACATTGCCCTGGGCGACCGGTTCGGCGGCGCTTCGAACATGCCGGCCTCACGCCGGCTGCTGCTCCATCTTGCGCGCCACTTCGAGCGATGGACCACCGGTTTGCGCCTCTCCGATGCGCACAACGGCCTTCGAGGGTTCAGCCGGCGCGCCATGGAGCAGATGCGCCTGCGGCAAAATCGCATGGCCCACGCCACGGAAATCACCCATTGGATCGCGCGGCATCTGTCCAGCCGCGGCACGGCGCCGAAGCTCGGCGTCGTCGAGGTTCCCGTTTCGATCCGCTACACGGACGCGTCGCTCGCCAAAGGCCAGCGCGCGACGGGGGCCTTCGCCATCCTTGCCGATCTCGTTCGTGCATTCTTCTTTGGAGACCAGAGGGAGGCCCGATGA
- a CDS encoding pyrroloquinoline quinone-dependent dehydrogenase → MNVRRNTSYALTLVWLAVGGWNCDSSSYDDEEQDFAESKIDSAADGEWPAYGRDPGGARHSPLAQITRRNVSRLKQAWTLRTGDLSDGTQHASKSTFQSTPLHVFNTIYTSTGYNRVFALDPENGEVRWTFDPKLNLDTKYFIGLTSRGVAAWADPEAAEDRPCQQRIFLATLDARLISIDAKNGTPCTDFGQGGMVNLAEGISNITPGHYGVTSLPSIVNGVVVVGSLVADDSRVDVPSGIVRAYDVRTGERRWGWDPIPRNASDPGYDAWSPEDAARTQAANVWSVIAVDTDRDLVFLPTSAPAPDYYGGLRKGANPHANSMVALRASTGKFVWAFQTSHHDIFDYDIAAPPALTAIRRHGRSIDAVAVATKQAHVFFLDRETGEPLFPVEERPVPPSDIPGEQAYPTQPFPVATPNLVGDTQITVADAWGLTPRDYAFCVKAIAGLRSDGIFTPPSKRGSIHFPSAFGGTNWGGVAVDENRGILVTAVNRFPQVVRLLPHDEPYQPFPGEEIGEQPGTPYRMGRRLLTGPDMGLPCTKPPWGKLVAVDLKTGGIRWDVPLGRMPGLESIPGSARWGSRTMGGPIVTDGGLVFVGASSDDAVRAFDSSTGRELWRAPLPAGGQATPMTYRSRSGKQFVLIAAGGSIFLDRPPGDYLVAFALP, encoded by the coding sequence GTGAACGTTCGACGAAATACCTCATACGCGCTTACATTGGTTTGGCTCGCGGTCGGCGGATGGAACTGCGATAGCTCGTCATATGACGACGAAGAGCAGGACTTCGCCGAAAGCAAAATAGATAGCGCAGCCGATGGAGAATGGCCGGCATACGGTCGCGATCCCGGTGGCGCGCGTCATTCGCCGCTGGCGCAGATTACGCGCCGCAATGTTTCACGACTCAAGCAAGCGTGGACGTTGCGGACCGGTGATTTGTCCGACGGAACGCAGCACGCGAGCAAAAGCACGTTTCAATCCACGCCGCTCCACGTCTTCAATACGATATACACGAGCACCGGATACAATCGCGTTTTCGCATTGGATCCAGAGAACGGCGAGGTCCGATGGACCTTCGATCCGAAGTTGAATCTCGATACCAAGTATTTCATCGGTCTGACATCCCGCGGCGTGGCGGCATGGGCGGATCCCGAGGCCGCGGAGGACAGGCCCTGCCAGCAACGCATTTTCCTGGCCACACTCGATGCCCGGCTCATTTCGATCGACGCGAAAAACGGGACACCGTGCACCGATTTCGGCCAGGGCGGTATGGTGAACCTCGCGGAGGGAATTTCCAACATTACGCCGGGCCACTACGGCGTAACCTCGCTTCCCTCGATTGTGAACGGGGTCGTCGTGGTGGGCTCGCTCGTGGCCGACGATTCGCGGGTCGACGTGCCGAGCGGCATTGTCCGCGCCTACGACGTGCGCACCGGTGAACGCCGGTGGGGATGGGATCCCATTCCGCGAAATGCATCCGATCCAGGTTATGACGCATGGTCTCCGGAGGACGCCGCGCGCACCCAGGCGGCCAACGTATGGAGCGTCATTGCGGTCGATACCGACCGCGATTTGGTGTTCTTGCCCACCAGCGCACCGGCACCCGATTATTACGGAGGCCTGCGCAAAGGTGCGAATCCCCACGCGAACTCGATGGTCGCGTTGCGAGCCTCGACCGGTAAGTTCGTCTGGGCATTTCAGACCAGCCACCACGATATTTTCGATTACGACATCGCCGCACCCCCCGCACTCACCGCGATTCGCCGTCATGGCCGGTCGATCGATGCGGTGGCCGTGGCCACGAAGCAGGCACACGTCTTCTTTTTGGACCGCGAGACGGGGGAGCCTCTTTTCCCGGTGGAGGAGCGGCCGGTGCCGCCCAGCGACATTCCTGGGGAGCAGGCGTATCCCACGCAGCCGTTCCCGGTGGCCACCCCGAACCTGGTGGGCGACACGCAGATCACGGTGGCGGATGCCTGGGGCCTCACCCCGCGGGATTATGCCTTTTGCGTCAAAGCCATCGCGGGCCTGCGCTCGGACGGCATCTTTACCCCGCCCAGCAAGCGGGGATCGATTCACTTCCCCAGCGCATTTGGCGGCACCAATTGGGGTGGCGTGGCCGTCGACGAGAACCGTGGAATCTTGGTTACGGCGGTCAATCGGTTCCCGCAGGTCGTTCGCCTGCTGCCGCACGATGAGCCGTACCAACCGTTCCCGGGGGAGGAGATCGGCGAGCAGCCGGGTACCCCCTACCGCATGGGGCGGCGCTTGCTCACCGGACCCGATATGGGCCTGCCTTGCACCAAGCCGCCGTGGGGCAAGTTGGTGGCGGTGGATCTGAAGACCGGCGGCATCCGCTGGGACGTGCCGCTGGGGCGGATGCCCGGTTTGGAGTCCATTCCTGGTTCGGCACGGTGGGGCTCACGCACCATGGGCGGTCCCATCGTGACCGACGGCGGCTTGGTGTTCGTGGGGGCGTCGTCGGACGATGCCGTTCGCGCATTCGACAGCAGCACGGGGCGTGAGCTGTGGCGCGCACCGCTTCCCGCGGGCGGACAGGCCACGCCCATGACGTACCGCTCACGGAGCGGAAAGCAGTTCGTGCTCATCGCGGCGGGGGGAAGCATCTTCCTCGACCGGCCGCCGGGCGACTACCTCGTCGCGTTTGCGCTGCCTTAA
- a CDS encoding XdhC family protein, with product MRETYAIVAAAARLRERRIPYLVATVVSVQGSSYRRPGARLLVTEEGRVAGNVSGGCLERDLIRTGFWRTRSGPVVIRYDSTDPEGTQGALGCGGVVDILLEAWTGKDEEDPLGLVTSAVASAQRALVATVFRSNDPGVPVGTRWSMGTAEIIPEHASSRRLQTAHGAAIEVLVEPILPPPRLFILGAGFDAEPVAASARQLGWGVTVWDPSPSFASRARFDDVETDLEKVRAHIDASDRAMVVIMGHHVENDRAALRMALASRAEYIGILGPRHRTERLGTLEDPRIHAPVGLDLGAETPEEIALAITAEMLASLRRRNARSLGSGLASHSESRGREPTRSRGGPPRSGAGGRGAIRARAR from the coding sequence ATGCGGGAAACGTACGCCATCGTGGCGGCGGCTGCGCGCTTGCGCGAGCGTCGCATCCCGTACCTGGTCGCGACGGTGGTGAGCGTGCAAGGCTCGTCGTACCGGCGGCCCGGTGCGCGGTTGCTCGTCACGGAGGAAGGTCGCGTGGCCGGCAACGTCAGCGGCGGCTGCCTCGAGCGCGATTTGATCCGCACCGGGTTTTGGCGCACGCGCTCGGGTCCCGTGGTGATTCGCTACGATTCGACCGACCCCGAGGGAACGCAAGGAGCACTCGGGTGCGGCGGCGTCGTCGATATTTTGCTCGAGGCGTGGACCGGCAAGGACGAGGAGGATCCGCTGGGCCTCGTCACGAGTGCGGTCGCATCCGCTCAGCGTGCGCTCGTCGCCACCGTATTTCGCAGCAACGATCCCGGTGTTCCGGTCGGGACGCGCTGGAGCATGGGGACGGCGGAAATCATTCCGGAGCACGCATCCTCGCGCAGGTTGCAGACCGCGCACGGTGCGGCCATCGAAGTGCTCGTGGAGCCGATCCTGCCGCCGCCGCGACTCTTCATCCTGGGCGCGGGCTTCGACGCGGAGCCGGTGGCTGCGTCGGCGCGGCAGCTCGGCTGGGGCGTCACCGTGTGGGACCCATCGCCGTCGTTCGCGAGCCGCGCGAGGTTCGACGATGTGGAGACGGACTTGGAAAAGGTGCGCGCGCACATCGATGCGAGCGATCGCGCCATGGTCGTCATCATGGGCCATCACGTGGAGAACGACCGCGCCGCATTGCGCATGGCTCTGGCTTCGCGTGCAGAATACATTGGCATTTTGGGACCGCGGCATCGCACCGAGAGGCTCGGGACGCTCGAGGATCCGCGCATTCACGCGCCGGTGGGGCTCGACCTCGGTGCGGAGACACCGGAGGAGATCGCGTTGGCCATCACCGCGGAGATGCTGGCGAGCCTTCGACGACGGAATGCAAGGTCGCTCGGGTCGGGTCTTGCATCGCATTCTGAATCGCGAGGGCGCGAACCAACTCGGTCACGCGGCGGTCCTCCTCGTAGCGGCGCTGGCGGGAGAGGAGCGATTCGCGCACGAGCCAGATGA
- a CDS encoding MarR family transcriptional regulator, producing the protein MADHVDFIVKQWKKERPDLDVSPMAIVGRLSRLALRVDTELRRNFEAHGLDRSSFDVLATLRRSGPPFRLTPAELMRASMVTSGAVTQRLDRLEERRLVKRTPNESDGRGVYVTLTEKGRILIDQTLPHHIETENRLLVGLTKPQRTALADLLRSMLESLGDKTE; encoded by the coding sequence ATGGCCGACCACGTCGATTTCATCGTGAAGCAATGGAAAAAGGAGCGCCCGGACCTGGACGTGTCCCCCATGGCCATCGTCGGCCGCCTCTCGAGGCTGGCGCTGCGGGTCGATACCGAACTGCGCCGCAACTTCGAAGCCCACGGGCTCGACCGTTCCTCCTTCGACGTGCTGGCGACCCTGCGCCGCAGCGGTCCGCCCTTTCGTCTGACGCCGGCCGAGTTGATGCGCGCCTCGATGGTGACCTCGGGGGCCGTGACCCAGCGACTCGACCGGCTCGAGGAACGCCGCCTGGTGAAGCGCACGCCCAACGAATCCGATGGCCGTGGCGTCTACGTGACCCTGACCGAGAAAGGCCGCATCCTCATCGACCAAACCTTGCCCCACCACATCGAGACCGAGAACCGTTTGCTCGTCGGCCTCACGAAGCCCCAGCGCACCGCGCTCGCCGATCTCCTCCGCAGCATGCTCGAATCCTTGGGCGACAAGACGGAGTAG